A stretch of Pogona vitticeps strain Pit_001003342236 chromosome 5, PviZW2.1, whole genome shotgun sequence DNA encodes these proteins:
- the SNRPF gene encoding small nuclear ribonucleoprotein F has translation MSLPLNPKPFLNGLTGKPVMVKLKWGMEYKGYLVSVDGYMNMQLANTEEYIDGALSGHLGEVLIRCNNVLYIRGVEEEEEDGEMRE, from the exons ATG AGTTTGCCTCTTAATCCAAAGCCCTTCCTGAATGGGCTGACTGGGAAACCAGTGATGGTGAAGCTGAAGTGGGGAATGGAATACAAGGGCTACCTTGTCTCTGTGGATGGATATATGAACATGCAG CTTGCAAATACAGAAGAATATATTGATGGCGCACTCTCTGGACACCTTGGTGAAGTACTAATAAG GTGCAATAATGTCCTTTATATAAGAggtgtggaagaagaagaagaagatggagaaatgaGGGAAtaa